A genomic window from Agrobacterium tumefaciens includes:
- the rfbB gene encoding dTDP-glucose 4,6-dehydratase, with protein sequence MRVLVTGGAGFIGSAVVRHLVLDKGYEVLTVDKLTYAGTLASLQKIIDHPRHHFLKADICDSSAIHDAFESFRPQRVMHLAAESHVDRSITGARDFVETNVLGTFNMLEHARCFWSSLKADEKEPFRFLHVSTDEVYGSLGQEGLFTEETPYDPSSPYSASKASSDHLAKAWARTYGLPVIVSNCSNNYGPYHFPEKLIPLVILNALAGKALPIYGTGANIRDWLYVEDHARALDLISEKGRIGETYNVGGRNERRNIDVVERICALMDEFNPSGAPHARLITYVTDRPGHDARYAIDATKLEVELGWTAQENFDTGIEKTVKWYLDNQWWWEPLRQDYSGTRLGLIEQQIKVAS encoded by the coding sequence ATGCGTGTTCTGGTAACCGGGGGTGCCGGCTTCATAGGTTCTGCTGTTGTTCGTCACCTGGTGCTCGACAAAGGCTACGAGGTTCTAACGGTCGACAAGCTTACCTATGCGGGTACACTGGCCTCTCTTCAGAAGATTATCGATCATCCCAGACACCATTTTTTGAAAGCGGATATATGCGACAGTTCGGCGATCCATGATGCGTTCGAAAGCTTCCGTCCGCAACGTGTCATGCACCTTGCCGCTGAAAGCCACGTGGATCGCTCAATCACCGGCGCACGCGATTTTGTCGAGACCAATGTGTTGGGCACATTCAATATGCTCGAGCATGCACGTTGTTTTTGGTCGAGCCTGAAGGCCGACGAGAAAGAACCATTCAGATTTCTGCACGTCTCCACCGACGAAGTCTACGGCTCGCTCGGACAGGAAGGTCTTTTCACGGAGGAGACCCCCTACGATCCGAGTTCGCCTTACTCGGCATCCAAGGCCTCTTCCGATCATCTGGCGAAAGCCTGGGCCCGGACCTATGGTCTGCCGGTCATCGTCTCCAACTGCTCCAACAACTACGGCCCGTACCATTTCCCGGAAAAACTCATCCCACTCGTGATCCTCAACGCCCTGGCGGGAAAGGCGCTGCCAATATACGGGACTGGCGCCAATATTCGGGACTGGCTCTATGTCGAGGACCACGCCCGGGCGCTTGATCTCATCTCCGAGAAAGGCCGCATAGGCGAGACCTATAATGTGGGCGGTCGAAACGAGAGACGCAACATTGATGTCGTCGAGCGAATTTGTGCGTTGATGGACGAGTTTAATCCATCAGGTGCGCCACATGCACGGCTGATAACTTATGTGACCGACCGCCCCGGTCACGACGCTCGTTATGCCATCGACGCCACCAAGCTCGAAGTCGAGCTTGGATGGACGGCGCAAGAGAATTTCGACACCGGCATCGAAAAGACCGTCAAATGGTACCTGGACAATCAGTGGTGGTGGGAGCCGCTGAGACAAGATTACTCCGGAACACGGCTCGGATTGATTGAACAGCAGATCAAGGTCGCGTCATGA
- the rfbD gene encoding dTDP-4-dehydrorhamnose reductase, with protein sequence MSQRLLVTGIHGQIAMALAERAVLNGSFEIVALGRPQLDLADPSTVGAAIEMASPDIIVSAAAHTAVDQAESEEELATRINSLSAGEIAKAAHRLGVPVIQISTDYVFDGQKSTPYLEDDPVAPVGVYGRSKLAGEIAVRAATDEHVILRTAWVYSPFGKNFLKTMLRLAETRENLSVVDDQIGNPTSALDIADGILTVASNLLSDQSRRLRGTFHMSGSGAASWADFAEEIFSHARLQNGPFATVTRIATSDYPTPAKRPANSRLDCSRLRDLHGIVLPNWQSSTAQIVERLIAELRA encoded by the coding sequence ATGAGCCAGCGGCTGCTTGTGACTGGAATACACGGACAGATCGCAATGGCGCTGGCTGAACGCGCTGTGCTCAACGGATCTTTCGAGATTGTCGCCCTTGGTCGCCCTCAACTTGACCTAGCCGACCCTTCAACGGTGGGTGCAGCGATCGAAATGGCATCGCCAGACATTATCGTATCGGCGGCAGCGCATACTGCGGTTGATCAGGCAGAATCGGAAGAGGAACTTGCCACACGCATCAACAGTCTCTCAGCAGGAGAGATTGCAAAGGCCGCCCATCGGCTTGGCGTGCCAGTCATCCAGATTTCCACCGACTATGTTTTTGACGGCCAAAAGAGCACGCCGTATTTGGAAGACGATCCCGTCGCTCCAGTCGGGGTTTATGGACGCTCCAAGCTTGCTGGAGAAATAGCGGTTCGCGCCGCAACAGACGAGCATGTGATCCTTCGCACTGCCTGGGTTTACAGCCCATTCGGCAAAAATTTTCTGAAGACGATGTTACGGCTGGCGGAAACGCGCGAAAACCTTTCAGTTGTCGACGATCAGATCGGTAATCCGACCTCAGCTCTCGATATCGCCGATGGCATACTCACAGTGGCCTCCAATCTTCTATCGGATCAATCACGCAGGCTCCGCGGCACTTTCCACATGAGTGGATCCGGTGCAGCAAGCTGGGCTGACTTTGCCGAAGAGATTTTTTCCCACGCCCGCTTGCAAAACGGTCCGTTTGCGACAGTGACGAGGATCGCAACAAGCGACTATCCCACGCCTGCAAAACGTCCGGCGAACTCGCGGCTCGATTGCTCGCGATTGCGGGATCTGCACGGCATCGTTTTACCCAATTGGCAAAGTTCGACCGCTCAGATTGTCGAACGGTTGATCGCCGAATTGCGAGCATAA
- a CDS encoding ABC transporter ATP-binding protein — MARITLDKVTKSWGDTRVLQPMTVSIEDGEFVAVLGPSGCGKSTTLFLLAGLYAPSGGEIAFDGHNVNRIDARDRNVGIVFQSYALYPNLTVRQNIAFPLRFKNVPREDVARRVEEAASLVQIGALLDRRPSQLSGGQQQRVALARALVKEPNILLLDEPLSNLDATLRIAMRAELKNIQKRLGITTLIVTHDQIEAITMADRIICMNNGSIAQIGTPDDLYRRPDNLFIAGFIGTPPMNLLKGQAKGEQLQIGDARFDINARCDGEITFGLRPEDITLVKSAEARLEGPVTTVEPMGREVFYTIDTPAGVIHALEYGETIRHAPGDRVGISCKSGLTLVFDATGNRIAGLHADLSHNSTIPAREPEPVN, encoded by the coding sequence ATGGCCAGGATCACTCTCGACAAAGTCACCAAGAGCTGGGGCGACACCCGGGTTCTGCAACCGATGACGGTCTCCATCGAAGATGGTGAATTCGTCGCCGTTCTCGGTCCTTCCGGATGCGGAAAATCGACCACACTTTTCCTGCTGGCCGGGCTTTACGCGCCGAGCGGCGGTGAGATCGCTTTCGACGGCCACAATGTCAACCGCATCGATGCACGCGATCGCAATGTCGGCATCGTCTTTCAGTCCTATGCGCTTTATCCCAACCTGACGGTACGGCAGAACATCGCCTTTCCGCTGCGTTTCAAGAATGTGCCGCGCGAGGACGTGGCGCGGCGGGTGGAAGAGGCTGCGAGCCTGGTGCAGATCGGCGCGCTGCTCGACCGGCGACCTTCGCAGCTTTCCGGCGGTCAGCAGCAGCGTGTCGCGCTGGCCCGGGCGCTGGTCAAGGAGCCGAATATCCTGCTTCTCGACGAGCCGCTCTCCAATCTTGACGCCACCCTGCGCATCGCCATGCGCGCCGAGCTGAAAAACATCCAGAAGCGTCTTGGCATCACGACGCTGATCGTCACCCATGACCAGATCGAAGCGATCACCATGGCGGACAGGATCATCTGCATGAATAACGGCTCTATCGCCCAGATCGGCACGCCCGATGATCTTTATCGCCGGCCCGACAATCTGTTCATCGCCGGTTTTATCGGTACTCCCCCGATGAATCTGCTGAAGGGGCAGGCGAAAGGCGAGCAGTTGCAGATTGGCGACGCCAGGTTCGACATCAATGCCCGTTGCGACGGCGAGATCACTTTCGGTTTGCGCCCGGAGGATATTACGCTCGTCAAATCCGCCGAAGCGCGGCTGGAAGGACCGGTCACCACCGTCGAGCCGATGGGGCGTGAGGTGTTCTACACGATCGACACGCCCGCGGGCGTGATCCACGCGCTGGAATATGGCGAGACGATAAGGCACGCGCCGGGTGATCGGGTCGGCATCAGCTGCAAATCAGGCCTCACCCTCGTTTTTGATGCTACCGGCAATCGCATTGCCGGGCTGCACGCCGATCTTTCTCACAATTCGACCATTCCGGCGCGAGAGCCGGAGCCCGTAAATTGA
- a CDS encoding family 16 glycosylhydrolase, whose protein sequence is MARTVVNALGDTLYYSDSSTGFFSATGSGPLLTGTGGNDSMWGDSSVNVTMAGGTGDDIYYLYSSINRAVENAGEGIDTIDTWMSYTLPDNFENLRVTGDGRYAFGNALDNIITGGSGSQTIDGGAGNDVLIGGGGADTFVFTSGNGTDLIMDFSANDTIRLNGYGITSFDQLVSNATQQGSDLWLNFSNGEAVVLAGTTIDDLQANQFELSLDRSSLTQTFADEFNALSLRSGDQGTWDAKYWWAPEKGSSLTTNGEAQWYINPAYAGTSEVNPFSVENGVLTITAAETAQSVADEVEGYDYTSGMLNTYSSFSQTYGYFEIRADMPTDRGAWPAFWLLPEDGSWPPELDVIEMRGQNPNTLIMSTHSNATGEQTSVVNNVSVPSTEGFHTYGVLWDAEHITWYFDDVAVAQADTPDDMHDPMYMVVNLAVGGMAGTPSANDFSDGSQMMIDYIRAYSLSDWAA, encoded by the coding sequence ATGGCCCGGACAGTAGTGAATGCGCTTGGGGATACGCTCTATTATAGCGACAGTTCCACCGGATTTTTCTCCGCCACGGGTTCCGGCCCACTGCTCACCGGCACCGGCGGTAACGATTCCATGTGGGGCGATAGTTCCGTCAATGTGACGATGGCGGGCGGCACGGGCGATGATATCTATTATCTCTATTCCAGCATCAACCGCGCTGTGGAAAATGCCGGGGAAGGCATCGATACGATCGATACCTGGATGAGCTACACCCTGCCCGACAATTTTGAGAATCTCAGGGTGACGGGCGATGGCCGTTACGCTTTCGGAAACGCGCTCGATAACATCATCACGGGTGGATCGGGCAGCCAGACGATCGATGGCGGAGCTGGCAATGATGTTCTGATCGGCGGCGGTGGAGCCGACACTTTCGTCTTCACAAGCGGCAACGGCACCGATCTCATCATGGATTTCAGCGCCAACGATACGATCCGGCTTAACGGTTACGGCATCACATCCTTCGATCAACTCGTCAGCAATGCCACGCAGCAAGGCAGCGATCTGTGGCTGAATTTTTCGAATGGCGAAGCCGTCGTTCTTGCCGGAACGACCATCGACGACCTTCAGGCGAACCAGTTCGAACTCAGTCTCGACCGGTCATCTCTGACCCAGACCTTTGCCGATGAATTCAATGCACTGTCACTGCGTAGCGGCGATCAGGGAACCTGGGATGCCAAATATTGGTGGGCTCCGGAAAAGGGAAGTTCGCTGACGACGAATGGCGAGGCGCAATGGTATATCAACCCCGCTTATGCCGGCACGTCGGAGGTCAATCCGTTCAGCGTCGAAAACGGCGTGCTGACCATCACTGCTGCGGAAACGGCACAATCAGTCGCCGATGAAGTCGAGGGTTATGATTATACCTCCGGCATGCTGAACACCTATTCCTCCTTCAGCCAGACCTATGGATATTTCGAAATCCGCGCCGATATGCCGACCGACCGCGGCGCATGGCCAGCCTTCTGGCTTCTGCCGGAGGACGGATCCTGGCCGCCGGAACTCGATGTCATTGAAATGCGCGGCCAGAATCCCAACACGCTGATCATGTCCACCCATTCGAACGCCACCGGTGAACAGACATCGGTCGTCAACAATGTCAGCGTGCCGAGCACGGAAGGGTTTCACACCTACGGCGTGTTGTGGGATGCCGAACATATCACCTGGTATTTCGACGATGTCGCCGTGGCGCAGGCGGATACGCCTGATGATATGCACGACCCCATGTATATGGTCGTCAATCTTGCCGTCGGCGGCATGGCGGGAACGCCGTCAGCCAATGATTTCAGCGACGGCTCACAGATGATGATCGATTATATCAGGGCCTATTCACTTTCAGACTGGGCCGCCTGA
- the greA gene encoding transcription elongation factor GreA, whose protein sequence is MSVAFTKEDSAETAAETVLPDRVISPHPNLVTEAGLKALELQLHAAREACEAANAIEDVNERRRLSASPLRDIRYYAERLRTAQLMPHPPADGIVAFGSLVTFSRDDGRTQQFRIVGEDEADPAAGSMSYVSPVARALMGKAAGDLVSLGGKEIEIIDVA, encoded by the coding sequence TTGAGTGTAGCCTTTACCAAGGAAGACAGTGCCGAAACAGCAGCCGAGACGGTTCTGCCCGATCGGGTGATTTCGCCACATCCCAATCTGGTGACCGAGGCCGGACTGAAAGCGCTGGAACTGCAACTGCACGCCGCGCGTGAAGCTTGCGAAGCGGCCAACGCCATTGAGGACGTCAATGAAAGGAGGCGGCTTTCCGCCAGCCCCCTGCGCGATATCAGGTATTACGCGGAGCGTCTCCGCACCGCCCAACTCATGCCGCACCCGCCTGCGGACGGCATCGTCGCCTTTGGCAGCCTGGTAACCTTCAGCCGCGATGACGGACGGACGCAACAATTCCGGATTGTCGGTGAAGACGAGGCCGATCCCGCTGCGGGATCGATGTCTTATGTTTCCCCTGTCGCCCGGGCGTTGATGGGCAAAGCGGCCGGTGATCTGGTCAGTTTGGGTGGGAAGGAAATTGAAATCATCGACGTGGCATAG
- a CDS encoding glycerophosphodiester phosphodiesterase family protein translates to MPKIVSHRGANKFAPENTFAAADLALQQGADYIELDVRESADGVLYVFHDETLDRTTDGKGPIGHALSGEIDALDAGSWFGEGFKGAVVPRLDAYLRHLRGRCGVYVELKYCDPVKVAALVRDLGMVRDTFFFSFSEDMRRGLQAAAPEFRKMMLLDIARSPSLAAAVHHASIIEITPEQMRRPGLVAACRKAGLEVMVYYGGDDVDLHNEIALAGVDYVNIDRPDLFDTARRARAAA, encoded by the coding sequence ATGCCCAAAATCGTCTCCCATCGCGGCGCCAACAAGTTCGCGCCCGAAAATACCTTTGCCGCCGCCGATCTCGCCCTGCAGCAGGGCGCGGACTATATCGAGCTTGACGTGCGCGAGAGTGCGGATGGGGTGCTCTATGTCTTCCACGACGAAACGCTGGACCGTACCACCGATGGTAAGGGGCCGATCGGCCATGCCCTGTCGGGCGAGATCGATGCGCTGGATGCGGGCAGCTGGTTCGGGGAAGGTTTCAAAGGGGCGGTCGTGCCGCGTCTCGATGCCTATCTGCGCCATTTGCGAGGCCGCTGCGGTGTTTATGTCGAGCTGAAATATTGCGATCCCGTCAAGGTTGCCGCGCTGGTACGGGATCTCGGCATGGTGCGCGATACTTTCTTCTTTTCATTTTCGGAGGATATGCGCCGGGGCCTGCAGGCAGCCGCGCCTGAATTCCGCAAGATGATGTTGCTCGATATCGCCAGGTCCCCCTCGCTGGCGGCGGCCGTGCACCATGCCTCGATCATAGAGATCACGCCGGAGCAGATGCGGCGGCCGGGGCTTGTCGCGGCGTGCCGCAAGGCCGGTCTCGAAGTCATGGTTTATTATGGCGGGGATGACGTCGACCTTCATAATGAGATTGCATTGGCCGGGGTAGACTACGTCAATATCGACAGACCGGATTTGTTCGATACGGCGCGCCGCGCCCGTGCGGCGGCGTGA
- a CDS encoding TIM barrel protein, with the protein MSNLIGTGFNAGSDDGELATLESDLRALADIGCDTVEIAVTSLDLIAGGRIIEERADRFVALAKQFDFRYTVHGLVSSNFMDPVTCRYQIDAAKALAVLCNRIGAGILVQHGGALRADQIAERADADSREREALFELAEFCKPNGVRVALENIFTTEPGQYRQTPAEVAATVKAVGHDNLVALIDFSHAYLESTYRGLDFREQLRAMAPVAGHLHVHDSFGRPQGFYEAYFTQENTALGIGDLHMPLGWGDIEWESIFSELTFLPGTVLMMEISRRYRAEQPASLKTAQHLMSLNAVGTQLAAE; encoded by the coding sequence ATGAGCAATCTTATTGGTACCGGTTTCAACGCCGGCTCCGACGACGGTGAACTGGCCACGCTTGAAAGTGATCTGCGCGCACTTGCGGATATTGGCTGCGATACCGTTGAAATCGCCGTGACGAGCCTCGATCTGATTGCGGGCGGCCGCATCATCGAGGAGCGCGCCGACCGTTTCGTGGCGCTCGCAAAGCAGTTCGATTTTCGTTACACCGTGCATGGCCTGGTTTCGTCCAATTTCATGGACCCGGTGACGTGCCGTTACCAGATCGATGCCGCCAAGGCGCTCGCTGTCCTTTGTAACCGTATCGGCGCGGGCATCCTGGTTCAGCATGGTGGTGCGTTGCGTGCCGACCAGATTGCCGAGCGGGCCGATGCCGACAGCCGTGAGCGGGAAGCGCTTTTCGAACTTGCGGAATTCTGCAAGCCCAATGGCGTGCGCGTTGCACTGGAGAACATCTTCACCACCGAACCGGGGCAATATCGCCAGACGCCGGCCGAAGTGGCAGCGACCGTTAAGGCCGTGGGTCACGATAATCTCGTGGCGCTGATCGATTTCAGCCATGCCTATCTCGAATCCACCTATCGTGGTCTCGATTTCCGCGAGCAGCTTCGCGCCATGGCTCCGGTCGCCGGCCACCTGCATGTGCACGATTCCTTCGGCCGGCCGCAGGGCTTCTACGAGGCCTATTTCACGCAGGAAAATACAGCGCTCGGTATCGGCGACCTCCACATGCCGCTCGGCTGGGGTGATATTGAGTGGGAGAGCATCTTCTCGGAGCTCACCTTCCTGCCGGGTACGGTGCTGATGATGGAAATCAGCCGCCGTTACCGGGCCGAGCAGCCCGCAAGCCTCAAAACGGCGCAGCATCTGATGTCGCTGAACGCTGTAGGCACGCAGCTTGCGGCTGAATAA
- the rfbA gene encoding glucose-1-phosphate thymidylyltransferase RfbA, which translates to MKGIILAGGSGTRLHPMTSVLSKQLMPIYDKPMIFYPLSTLMLAGIQDILIISTPRDLPNFQALLGDGSRLGISLTYAAQPTPDGLAQAFVIGADFIGSSPSCLILGDNIFYGHGISDVIKDAAYRLDGATVFAYQVNDPDRYGVVEFDSSMKAISIEEKPAVPKSNWAVTGLYFYDNDVIDIAANLKPSARGELEITDVNREYLDRGKLNVELMGRGYAWLDTGTPDSLLEASEFVATLERRQGFKICCPEEIAYRMGFITEDQTRKLAEGYGKSSYGRYLSKLLG; encoded by the coding sequence ATGAAGGGCATCATACTTGCGGGCGGAAGCGGAACACGATTGCATCCGATGACTTCGGTCCTCTCGAAGCAACTCATGCCGATCTACGATAAACCGATGATTTTTTATCCGCTGTCGACGCTAATGTTGGCCGGCATCCAGGACATATTGATAATCTCGACACCCCGCGACCTGCCCAACTTCCAGGCGCTTCTGGGGGACGGTTCACGCCTCGGGATTTCATTGACCTACGCCGCGCAGCCGACGCCCGACGGCCTTGCCCAAGCCTTCGTTATCGGCGCCGATTTCATAGGCTCCTCGCCCTCATGTCTCATTCTGGGTGATAACATCTTCTACGGCCATGGTATAAGCGACGTGATCAAGGATGCGGCCTATCGCCTGGACGGAGCAACAGTGTTCGCCTACCAGGTTAACGATCCAGATCGATATGGCGTCGTTGAGTTTGATAGCTCCATGAAGGCAATTTCGATCGAGGAAAAGCCTGCCGTACCGAAATCCAACTGGGCGGTAACCGGGCTCTACTTTTACGACAATGACGTCATCGACATCGCGGCTAACCTGAAGCCGTCGGCGCGAGGCGAATTGGAGATCACAGACGTGAACCGTGAATATCTTGACCGTGGAAAGCTCAATGTCGAACTTATGGGCCGCGGTTACGCCTGGCTCGATACCGGAACACCCGATAGTCTTCTGGAAGCCAGTGAATTCGTAGCGACACTCGAACGCCGTCAGGGCTTCAAAATCTGCTGCCCAGAAGAAATTGCCTATCGCATGGGCTTCATAACTGAAGATCAAACGCGAAAACTCGCGGAGGGCTACGGAAAGAGCAGTTACGGTCGCTATCTTTCCAAACTGCTTGGCTAG